A region from the Hominilimicola fabiformis genome encodes:
- a CDS encoding family 4 glycosyl hydrolase — protein sequence MKYGNNKYEDIKIAYIGGGSRGWAWGFMSDLAVCEDMCGTVYLYDIDLEAAKKNEKIGNGIKDIEGCKSQWKYKAVETEKEALEGADFVIISILPGTFDEMESDVHTPEKYNIYQSVGDTAGPGGILRALRTIPMFEEIAENIKKCCPDAWVINYTNPMTMCVKTLYKVFPEIKAFGCCHEVFGTQKLLVNALEDIKGIKDVKREDIKVNVVGVNHFTWLTKAQYKDIDIFPVYREFAEKYKDNGFVKKSDENWMNKYFSCSEKVKIDLFLRYGSIAAAGDRHLAEFCPGDWYLKDKETVEKWGFALTPVSWRKGDLEKRLERSEKLYSGEEKFELKETGEEGVQQIRALLGLGDLVTNVNIPNYGQIPNLPIGAVVETNACFRANSLNPVFAGNIPQAIYPLISRVCGEQEQVVDCALNRDLDGVFNAFAADPNMCISVSDARKLFDEMVDNTKEYLKMYF from the coding sequence ATGAAATACGGTAACAATAAATACGAAGATATAAAAATCGCTTATATCGGTGGCGGCTCACGCGGTTGGGCGTGGGGATTTATGAGCGACCTTGCGGTGTGTGAGGATATGTGCGGTACGGTTTATCTTTACGATATAGATTTAGAGGCTGCAAAGAAAAACGAAAAGATAGGCAACGGCATAAAGGATATAGAAGGCTGTAAGTCACAGTGGAAGTACAAAGCCGTTGAAACTGAAAAAGAGGCTCTTGAGGGTGCGGATTTTGTTATTATATCAATTTTACCGGGTACATTCGATGAAATGGAAAGCGATGTACATACACCGGAAAAATACAATATATATCAATCAGTCGGCGATACGGCAGGTCCGGGCGGGATTTTGAGAGCGTTAAGAACAATTCCGATGTTTGAAGAAATCGCAGAGAATATAAAAAAGTGTTGCCCTGACGCATGGGTAATCAACTACACAAACCCTATGACAATGTGCGTAAAGACTTTGTATAAGGTGTTCCCTGAAATTAAGGCGTTCGGTTGTTGTCACGAAGTGTTCGGTACACAAAAACTGCTTGTAAATGCACTTGAAGATATTAAAGGTATAAAAGACGTAAAACGTGAGGATATTAAAGTTAATGTTGTCGGAGTAAATCACTTTACTTGGCTTACAAAGGCACAGTACAAGGATATAGATATTTTCCCTGTATACCGTGAATTTGCGGAGAAATACAAAGATAACGGCTTTGTGAAGAAGTCAGATGAAAACTGGATGAATAAGTATTTCTCATGCAGTGAGAAAGTTAAGATTGACTTGTTTTTAAGATATGGAAGTATCGCCGCGGCAGGGGACAGACATTTGGCTGAATTTTGTCCGGGTGATTGGTATTTGAAAGACAAAGAAACCGTTGAAAAGTGGGGATTTGCATTAACTCCTGTTTCGTGGAGAAAAGGCGACCTTGAGAAACGTCTTGAAAGAAGTGAAAAACTTTACAGCGGTGAAGAAAAATTTGAACTAAAGGAAACGGGCGAAGAGGGTGTACAGCAGATAAGAGCATTGCTTGGACTTGGCGACCTTGTTACGAATGTTAATATACCGAATTACGGTCAAATTCCTAACTTGCCTATCGGTGCGGTTGTAGAAACGAACGCTTGTTTCAGAGCAAATTCGTTAAATCCTGTATTTGCCGGAAATATTCCGCAGGCAATTTATCCGCTTATAAGCCGTGTGTGCGGTGAACAGGAACAAGTTGTCGATTGTGCTTTAAATCGTGACCTTGACGGTGTATTTAACGCATTTGCGGCTGACCCTAATATGTGTATTTCGGTTAGTGATGCAAGAAAATTGTTTGACGAAATGGTCGACAATACAAAAGAATATTTGAAAATGTATTTCTAA
- a CDS encoding YdbC family protein — translation MAELKFEIKEHIGTVSESSKGWTKELNIVSWNGANPKFDLRDWAPEHEKMGKGLTFTNEELKNLRDILIDMNL, via the coding sequence ATGGCTGAATTGAAGTTTGAAATAAAAGAACATATCGGAACGGTATCCGAGAGCAGTAAAGGTTGGACAAAGGAGCTTAATATAGTTTCGTGGAACGGTGCAAACCCTAAATTTGATTTGCGTGATTGGGCACCGGAACATGAAAAAATGGGTAAAGGTCTTACTTTTACAAACGAAGAATTGAAAAATTTAAGAGATATTTTAATTGATATGAATTTATAA
- a CDS encoding glutamate synthase subunit beta codes for MGKPTGFLEYQRQLPKDRPPKERMKDWDEFHTHFDLAQLQLQGARCMDCGVPFCHTGKQIGRTSIGCPLNNLIPEWNDLVYRGDMDEAYRRLSLTNNFPEFTGRVCPALCEGSCTLGMHDPAVTIRNIECHIIDTMFAENKVKPRLPEKSTEKRVAVVGSGPSGLACADQLNQMGHRVTVFERADRAGGLLMYGIPNMKLDKKVVNRRVELMEKEGVVFKLDTEIGKNYPAVKLVNEFDAVVLCTGSTKPRMLTCEGADLKGVHYAVDFLKANTKSLLDSNLEDRMFISAEGKNVIVVGGGDTGTDCVGTSIRHGCKSVTQLEIMPELSEERMPNNPWPEWPRIKKTDYGQEEAIELYGKDPREYLTTVTKIEGDDMGNVKAVHTVEVDWSTGAPVPVKGTEQVRPCELVLIAMGFLGPEQELLKQLTLDVDGRSNILAKEEDHKTSLRGVFAAGDCRRGQSLVVWAIREGRQAADAVDKFLMK; via the coding sequence ATGGGAAAACCAACAGGATTTTTAGAATATCAAAGACAACTTCCTAAGGACAGACCTCCAAAGGAAAGAATGAAAGATTGGGACGAATTCCATACACATTTTGACCTTGCTCAGTTGCAGCTTCAAGGTGCAAGATGTATGGACTGCGGTGTACCGTTTTGTCACACAGGTAAGCAAATCGGAAGAACGTCAATCGGCTGTCCTTTAAATAACCTTATACCGGAATGGAACGACCTTGTATACAGAGGTGATATGGACGAGGCATACAGACGTCTTTCGCTTACAAACAACTTCCCTGAATTTACAGGCAGAGTATGTCCGGCACTTTGCGAGGGCTCTTGTACACTCGGTATGCACGACCCTGCCGTTACGATTAGAAATATTGAGTGCCATATTATAGATACAATGTTTGCGGAGAATAAAGTAAAGCCGAGATTACCTGAAAAGTCAACTGAAAAACGTGTTGCGGTAGTCGGCAGCGGCCCGTCGGGATTGGCTTGTGCAGATCAGCTTAATCAAATGGGTCACAGAGTTACTGTATTTGAAAGAGCCGACAGAGCGGGCGGACTTTTGATGTACGGTATTCCGAATATGAAACTTGACAAGAAAGTCGTAAACCGCAGAGTTGAACTTATGGAAAAAGAGGGCGTTGTATTTAAACTTGACACTGAAATCGGTAAAAATTATCCGGCTGTTAAACTTGTAAATGAATTTGACGCGGTTGTACTTTGCACAGGTTCGACAAAACCGAGAATGCTTACTTGCGAAGGTGCGGACTTAAAGGGTGTACATTATGCGGTTGATTTCCTAAAGGCTAATACAAAGAGTTTGCTTGACTCAAATCTTGAAGACAGAATGTTCATAAGTGCCGAAGGCAAAAACGTAATTGTTGTCGGCGGCGGTGATACGGGTACAGACTGCGTGGGTACATCAATCAGACATGGCTGCAAAAGCGTTACACAGCTTGAAATTATGCCTGAACTTTCAGAGGAAAGAATGCCGAATAATCCGTGGCCGGAGTGGCCGAGAATCAAAAAGACCGATTACGGTCAGGAGGAGGCTATCGAGCTTTACGGCAAAGACCCAAGAGAGTATCTTACAACGGTTACAAAAATCGAGGGTGACGATATGGGCAATGTAAAGGCTGTTCATACCGTTGAGGTTGATTGGTCAACAGGTGCTCCTGTTCCTGTTAAGGGTACTGAACAGGTAAGACCTTGCGAACTTGTTCTTATTGCAATGGGATTTTTAGGACCTGAACAGGAACTTTTAAAACAGCTTACTCTTGATGTTGACGGAAGAAGCAACATTCTTGCCAAGGAAGAGGACCACAAGACAAGTCTTAGAGGCGTGTTTGCGGCAGGTGACTGTCGCAGAGGTCAGAGTCTTGTTGTATGGGCAATCAGAGAGGGCAGACAGGCGGCTGACGCAGTGGATAAATTCTTGATGAAATAA
- a CDS encoding N-acetylmuramoyl-L-alanine amidase: MSDKRLKVCLRGAAVFLAVSIVFCIAVICGVNIQKSNMEKQRLDTETKLAEMQMPTFAPQSTEEVKNDGDGATGESNAVKTAADALGIDDVTVGQSQSGAGKKVIVLDAGHGKSSSEMTSDEKTAEGYEYNESKGNWGEWRHYKNGTFGENCHGSGCTGLSPENASCWYSMGNADRDTEPQINLDNALAAQKYLEQMGYEVRMTRTSNEQNPSMDKRVSYCFPNNDTTSAPDAAAYVCIHSNAGGGRGTSYIALGADYEQKFIGSDFVEKSNEMGNIINQKVAAATGLSQNSPINTPYLILFNKCPVPIAYMEIGFYDSSDLSILQSSGDEIGKAIAEGIDEFLKNN, from the coding sequence ATGAGTGATAAAAGACTTAAAGTCTGTTTAAGAGGAGCGGCAGTGTTTTTGGCGGTGTCGATAGTTTTTTGTATAGCTGTAATATGCGGAGTGAATATACAAAAAAGTAATATGGAAAAGCAACGCCTTGATACCGAAACCAAACTTGCGGAAATGCAAATGCCTACGTTTGCACCGCAGTCGACAGAAGAAGTTAAAAATGACGGTGACGGTGCAACAGGTGAAAGTAATGCAGTAAAGACGGCGGCTGATGCGTTGGGGATAGATGATGTTACAGTGGGTCAAAGTCAATCCGGAGCAGGTAAAAAGGTAATCGTACTTGACGCAGGACACGGTAAGTCATCATCTGAAATGACATCTGACGAAAAAACAGCCGAAGGTTATGAATATAACGAGTCAAAGGGAAATTGGGGCGAATGGCGACACTATAAAAACGGCACATTTGGCGAAAATTGTCATGGTAGCGGTTGTACAGGCTTGTCGCCCGAAAACGCGTCGTGTTGGTATTCAATGGGTAATGCCGACAGAGATACAGAACCGCAAATCAATCTTGACAATGCCTTGGCGGCACAAAAGTATCTTGAGCAAATGGGTTATGAAGTCCGTATGACGAGAACGTCAAACGAACAAAATCCGTCAATGGACAAGCGTGTATCGTATTGTTTCCCTAATAATGATACAACGTCAGCTCCCGACGCGGCGGCATATGTTTGTATCCACTCAAATGCAGGAGGCGGTCGGGGAACTTCATACATAGCTTTGGGTGCGGATTACGAACAGAAATTTATAGGCAGTGACTTTGTCGAAAAGTCCAATGAAATGGGTAATATCATAAATCAAAAAGTTGCGGCGGCAACTGGACTTTCGCAAAATTCACCTATAAATACACCTTATTTGATATTGTTCAATAAATGTCCTGTTCCGATTGCTTATATGGAAATCGGTTTTTATGACAGCTCCGATTTGTCGATATTACAGTCGTCAGGTGATGAAATTGGTAAGGCTATCGCTGAGGGCATAGATGAATTTTTGAAAAATAATTAA
- the gltB gene encoding glutamate synthase large subunit, producing MEYNGLPEKQGLYDPQFEHDACGIGFIANIKGKTSHGIINQAIQILKNLAHRGGVGSEPDTGDGAGILIQMPHAFMKKVCKNEGIKLPKKGDYGVGMLFLSPDKDTREESLERLTKIIGGEKQKLLGIREVPVYDVCIGNSAREAMPHIVQVFIGKGDESLDADSFERKLYIIGKLAEKEIRKSGLDNYFYFASLSARTVVYKGMLTPDQVNEFYLDLKDVDMETAIALVHSRFSTNTFPSWERAHPNRYIIHNGEINTIRGNVNWVKARERMFATPEFEGDMDKILPVINEDGSDSAMLDNYLQFLHLSGFSLPRAVMMTIPEPWENNADMDPAMKAFYEYHSCITEPWDGPAAVAFTDGRYVGATLDRNGLRPARYYLTSDDMIILSSEVGVTDVDESTIIKKERLHPGKMLLIDTEKGKIISDEEIKKEEALHKPYAEWVKKTLVELDNLPLNTGKKGDTWHDLVHKLKDNAKGNVNEHLLLKNFIVLENMFVNRENSVDKLSLLTRQKAFGYTWEDVNTTIKSIVEKADDPIGAMGADIPLAVLSEKPQLLYNYFKQLFAQVTNPPIDAIREQIVTSTYTLFGCEQNLLTSSELNCRKVRALSPILTNKELEKLRNIDLEGFKSITIPSLFNVKQENDMETAMDTIFEAADIAIENGYNIIILSDKGVDKDKAPIPALLVASGLHHHLIRKGTRMKVSIVLESGEPREVHHFACLVGYGVNGINPYMAYEAIKELSDEKLLEYSYEDGVKRFNKACTKGIVKIMSKMGISTIQSYQGAQIFEALGISESVVNKYFTGTTTRIGGMGIEHIQKEVLLRHAEAFDKVNGKKALKTGGDYKWRAKGEYHMFNPESIYKLQMACRTGNYKLYKEYAKEMDEHQQHQCTIRGMLDIKTIDKPIAIDQVESVESIVKRFKTGAMSYGSISQEAHECLAIAMNRLGGKSNSGEGGENPERYIPDENGDSRSSAIKQVASGRFGVHIHYLQNAKEIQIKMAQGAKPGEGGHLPGGKVYPWIAKARHSTPGVGLISPPPHHDIYSIEDLAQLIHDLKNANRDARVTVKLVSEAGVGTIAVGVAKGRADVILVSGYDGGTGAAPKTSVRHAGLPWELGVAETHQALLMNNLRNRVVIETDGKLLTGRDVAVAALLGAEEFGFATGPLISIGCVMMRVCNLDTCPVGVATQNPKLRKRFCGKPEFVENFMRFIAQDLREWMAKIGVKTVDEMIGHVERLSQKTVSGNWKAKEVDLSSLLYQPKICSNDYERYHNEMQDHELYKTLDMNTLLKLCEPAIKDGKKIEAKLEITNINRVTGTILSSEIARAHGEEGLPEDSIKLNFVGSAGQSFGAFLAPGVTMKLEGDSNDYIGKGLSGGKIIVVPRKEAKFVPSENVIIGNVAFYGAIKGEAYIRGTAGERFCVRNSGMTAVVEGIGDHGCEYMTGGCVAVIGKTGRNFAAGMSGGIAYVYNKDGSLDKNCNKELVGLETLSDKDIAKLKEMLENHVKYTGSDVAENMLNNWSEEVKNFVKVIPNDYKKVITVLDEELEKGTDRDEAMLIAFENVTGKKVEIA from the coding sequence ATGGAGTATAATGGATTACCCGAAAAACAGGGCCTTTATGACCCGCAATTTGAGCATGATGCCTGCGGAATCGGTTTTATTGCAAATATCAAAGGAAAAACTTCTCACGGCATTATTAATCAGGCAATTCAGATATTGAAAAACCTTGCACACAGAGGCGGTGTCGGCAGTGAGCCTGATACAGGTGACGGTGCCGGTATTTTAATTCAAATGCCTCATGCCTTCATGAAAAAGGTTTGTAAGAATGAAGGGATTAAGCTACCTAAAAAGGGTGATTACGGCGTTGGTATGCTGTTTTTATCGCCGGATAAGGATACAAGAGAAGAAAGTCTTGAAAGACTTACAAAGATTATTGGCGGTGAAAAGCAGAAACTTCTCGGTATAAGAGAAGTGCCTGTTTATGACGTATGTATCGGTAACAGTGCCAGAGAGGCAATGCCGCATATCGTGCAGGTGTTTATCGGCAAAGGTGACGAAAGCCTTGATGCAGATTCATTTGAAAGAAAGCTATATATTATCGGCAAGCTTGCAGAAAAGGAAATCAGAAAGAGCGGTCTTGACAACTATTTCTATTTCGCATCACTATCTGCAAGAACTGTTGTATATAAAGGTATGCTTACACCTGACCAAGTTAATGAATTTTACCTTGACCTTAAAGATGTGGATATGGAAACGGCAATCGCACTTGTGCACTCACGTTTCTCAACCAACACATTCCCGTCTTGGGAAAGAGCGCATCCGAACAGATACATTATCCATAACGGCGAAATTAACACTATCCGCGGTAATGTAAACTGGGTTAAGGCAAGAGAAAGAATGTTCGCAACACCTGAATTTGAGGGTGATATGGATAAGATTTTACCTGTTATCAATGAGGACGGTTCTGACTCCGCAATGCTTGATAACTATTTGCAGTTCCTACATCTTTCGGGATTCTCACTTCCGAGAGCCGTAATGATGACAATTCCTGAACCTTGGGAAAATAATGCGGATATGGACCCTGCAATGAAAGCATTTTATGAGTATCACTCATGTATCACAGAGCCTTGGGACGGCCCTGCGGCTGTTGCATTTACAGACGGACGTTATGTCGGTGCAACGCTTGACAGAAACGGTCTGAGACCTGCTCGTTACTACTTGACCTCTGACGATATGATTATTCTTTCATCGGAAGTCGGTGTAACAGATGTTGACGAGTCTACTATTATAAAGAAAGAACGTCTGCATCCGGGTAAAATGCTCCTTATCGATACAGAAAAGGGCAAGATTATTTCAGACGAAGAAATCAAAAAGGAAGAGGCACTTCACAAGCCATATGCAGAGTGGGTAAAGAAAACCCTTGTTGAGCTTGACAATCTTCCTCTTAATACAGGTAAAAAGGGCGATACATGGCACGATTTGGTGCATAAATTAAAGGACAACGCAAAAGGCAATGTCAACGAACATTTGCTTTTGAAGAACTTTATCGTTCTTGAAAATATGTTTGTAAATCGCGAAAACAGTGTGGACAAACTTTCATTGCTTACACGTCAAAAGGCATTCGGCTATACTTGGGAGGACGTTAACACAACAATTAAATCAATCGTTGAAAAGGCTGACGATCCAATCGGTGCAATGGGTGCGGATATTCCGCTTGCGGTATTGTCGGAAAAACCGCAGCTTTTGTATAACTACTTCAAACAACTGTTTGCACAGGTAACAAACCCTCCTATTGACGCAATTCGTGAGCAGATTGTTACTTCAACATACACACTTTTTGGTTGTGAACAAAACCTTTTGACATCATCTGAATTGAACTGTCGTAAGGTCAGAGCATTAAGCCCTATTTTAACAAACAAAGAACTTGAAAAATTAAGAAACATTGACCTTGAAGGATTTAAGTCAATAACAATTCCGTCATTGTTTAACGTAAAACAGGAAAACGATATGGAAACCGCCATGGATACAATATTCGAGGCGGCTGATATAGCAATCGAAAACGGATACAACATAATCATACTTTCGGATAAGGGAGTAGATAAGGATAAAGCACCTATTCCTGCACTTCTTGTTGCATCCGGACTTCATCATCACCTTATCAGAAAAGGTACAAGAATGAAAGTATCTATCGTTCTTGAATCGGGTGAGCCGAGAGAAGTACACCATTTTGCATGTCTTGTAGGTTACGGCGTGAACGGTATCAATCCGTATATGGCATATGAGGCTATTAAGGAGCTTTCGGACGAAAAACTTCTTGAATATTCATATGAGGACGGCGTAAAGAGATTTAACAAGGCTTGTACAAAGGGTATTGTTAAGATTATGTCTAAAATGGGTATCTCAACAATTCAGTCATATCAAGGCGCACAGATATTTGAAGCACTTGGTATATCGGAAAGCGTTGTAAACAAATACTTTACAGGTACAACAACAAGAATAGGCGGAATGGGTATTGAGCATATCCAAAAGGAAGTGCTTTTAAGACACGCAGAGGCTTTTGATAAAGTAAACGGTAAAAAGGCACTTAAAACAGGCGGTGACTATAAGTGGAGAGCAAAGGGCGAATACCATATGTTCAACCCTGAGTCAATCTACAAATTACAAATGGCTTGCCGTACAGGTAACTACAAGCTTTATAAAGAATATGCAAAGGAAATGGACGAACATCAGCAACATCAATGCACAATTCGCGGTATGCTTGATATTAAGACGATTGATAAGCCAATCGCAATAGATCAGGTTGAAAGCGTGGAAAGCATTGTTAAGCGTTTCAAGACCGGTGCTATGTCATACGGTTCGATTTCACAGGAAGCACACGAATGTCTTGCAATTGCCATGAACAGACTTGGCGGTAAGTCAAACAGCGGTGAGGGCGGTGAAAACCCTGAAAGATATATTCCTGATGAAAACGGTGACAGCCGCAGCAGTGCTATTAAGCAAGTTGCATCGGGACGTTTCGGTGTTCATATTCACTACTTGCAGAATGCAAAAGAAATTCAGATTAAAATGGCACAAGGTGCTAAACCGGGTGAGGGCGGACATCTTCCGGGCGGTAAAGTATATCCTTGGATTGCAAAGGCAAGACATTCAACTCCGGGTGTTGGCTTGATTTCGCCACCTCCGCATCACGATATATATTCAATCGAAGATTTGGCACAGCTAATTCATGACCTTAAAAATGCAAACCGTGACGCAAGAGTAACAGTTAAACTTGTTTCTGAAGCAGGTGTCGGTACTATTGCAGTCGGTGTTGCAAAGGGCAGAGCAGATGTTATTTTGGTATCGGGCTATGACGGCGGTACAGGTGCCGCACCAAAGACAAGTGTACGTCACGCAGGTTTGCCTTGGGAACTTGGCGTTGCCGAAACACATCAGGCACTTTTGATGAACAATCTAAGAAACAGAGTTGTAATCGAAACAGACGGTAAACTTTTGACAGGTCGTGACGTTGCGGTAGCGGCACTTTTGGGAGCAGAGGAATTTGGTTTTGCGACAGGTCCGCTAATCTCAATCGGTTGTGTAATGATGAGAGTATGTAACCTTGATACTTGTCCTGTCGGTGTTGCCACACAAAATCCTAAATTGAGAAAGCGTTTCTGCGGTAAGCCTGAATTTGTTGAAAACTTTATGCGTTTTATCGCACAGGATTTGAGAGAGTGGATGGCTAAAATCGGTGTTAAGACTGTTGACGAAATGATTGGTCACGTTGAAAGACTCAGCCAAAAGACTGTTTCGGGTAACTGGAAAGCAAAAGAAGTAGATTTGTCATCACTATTGTATCAACCGAAAATCTGTTCAAACGATTATGAGAGATACCATAATGAAATGCAGGATCACGAGCTTTACAAAACTCTTGATATGAACACATTATTGAAACTTTGCGAACCGGCGATTAAAGACGGTAAGAAGATTGAGGCAAAACTTGAAATCACAAATATCAATCGTGTAACAGGTACAATTCTTTCATCTGAAATCGCAAGAGCACACGGAGAGGAAGGACTTCCTGAAGACAGCATTAAATTGAACTTTGTCGGAAGTGCAGGTCAGAGTTTCGGTGCATTCTTGGCACCGGGCGTTACAATGAAACTTGAGGGTGACAGTAACGACTATATCGGTAAAGGTCTTTCCGGCGGTAAGATAATTGTTGTACCGCGTAAAGAGGCTAAATTTGTTCCGAGTGAAAACGTTATTATCGGTAATGTTGCATTCTACGGTGCTATTAAAGGTGAGGCATATATCAGAGGTACGGCAGGCGAACGTTTCTGCGTAAGAAATTCGGGTATGACTGCGGTTGTCGAGGGTATCGGCGACCATGGCTGTGAATATATGACAGGCGGTTGCGTTGCCGTAATCGGTAAGACAGGCAGAAACTTTGCGGCAGGTATGTCCGGCGGTATTGCATATGTATATAACAAGGACGGTTCACTTGACAAAAACTGTAACAAGGAACTTGTGGGACTTGAAACATTGTCAGACAAGGATATTGCAAAGCTAAAGGAAATGCTTGAAAATCACGTTAAATATACGGGCAGTGACGTTGCGGAAAATATGCTTAATAACTGGTCGGAAGAAGTAAAGAATTTTGTTAAGGTAATTCCGAACGACTATAAGAAAGTTATAACTGTTCTTGATGAAGAACTTGAAAAGGGAACAGACAGAGATGAGGCAATGCTTATTGCATTTGAAAATGTAACGGGCAAAAAAGTAGAAATAGCGTAA
- a CDS encoding sensor domain-containing diguanylate cyclase, whose amino-acid sequence MKAMNKLRKFNSKYMFLILVFIICFIGLFVYLKGDMYKCEILSEDEFATLKTWTVEKDNSKVILPYGFKYTGEPIVLTKKIDKANVFDDSQYLMVMSRYFDYTVYVDDTKLFDLTTPQNGFSKTMGTQIRIVRIGKDLNEKTIKLEIRPLLGDHIQYSVAPMMIGNRSDIVWHILKSEQSEVITAVLIIIFGFVLLLLAIIIRCSEYEDDESSKMFYLGMISVICGIYLACQFKVSHIIAPNGYLPYYFEFTSLMLISVAVSLFIQTNVDGVIKKLYTSMSCIFVLNVLVQTFLNFVLKIDYKMMLFVTHILIGLFGILILSTMIIFHKKKSIQYMLISIMFPIVGSIIDIVRLYRISDDKTIYFFSMGLYIFVLMQVTRTIRQYLAKSRSHLKAEVYEHLAFTDGLTELNNRLSFENDINECIGNNRPACISIDLNNLKRANDTMGHSAGDVLIRGIATVLREAVGNEGKIYRIGGDEFVVLIHDITDDGIEKVLKRIEKCRVKYNEENNVNLDFARGVSLYTEGDTTFENLVARADAEMYRDKRLTKKGRRDDYE is encoded by the coding sequence ATGAAAGCTATGAATAAGCTAAGAAAATTCAACAGTAAATATATGTTTCTGATTCTTGTGTTTATTATTTGTTTTATTGGTTTGTTTGTGTATCTAAAAGGAGATATGTACAAATGCGAAATACTTTCGGAAGATGAATTTGCAACTTTGAAGACGTGGACCGTTGAAAAAGATAATTCAAAAGTGATTTTACCTTATGGGTTTAAATATACGGGAGAACCGATTGTATTGACGAAGAAGATTGACAAAGCAAATGTGTTTGATGATTCGCAGTATTTAATGGTTATGTCGAGGTATTTTGATTATACCGTTTACGTGGATGACACAAAGCTTTTTGATTTGACCACTCCTCAAAACGGTTTTTCAAAAACTATGGGTACACAGATTAGAATTGTCAGAATCGGAAAAGATTTAAATGAAAAAACGATAAAATTGGAAATACGACCTCTTTTGGGAGATCATATACAGTATTCCGTTGCGCCTATGATGATAGGCAACAGGTCGGATATAGTATGGCATATATTAAAATCCGAGCAGTCGGAAGTTATTACAGCTGTATTAATTATAATATTCGGTTTTGTACTATTGCTGTTGGCAATAATAATACGGTGCAGTGAGTATGAGGATGACGAGAGCAGTAAAATGTTTTACCTTGGTATGATTTCCGTGATATGCGGAATATATCTTGCCTGTCAGTTTAAAGTGTCGCATATTATTGCACCTAACGGGTATCTGCCGTATTATTTTGAATTTACGTCATTAATGCTTATCAGTGTAGCTGTATCGTTATTTATACAAACTAACGTGGATGGCGTTATTAAAAAATTGTATACCTCAATGTCATGCATATTTGTTTTGAATGTGCTCGTACAGACGTTTTTGAATTTTGTATTAAAAATCGATTATAAGATGATGTTGTTTGTAACGCATATTCTTATCGGCTTATTCGGGATATTGATTTTATCAACAATGATTATTTTTCACAAAAAGAAGAGTATACAATATATGTTGATATCAATTATGTTCCCGATTGTAGGAAGTATTATTGATATAGTGAGATTGTATCGGATCAGCGATGACAAAACGATATATTTCTTCTCAATGGGTTTGTATATATTTGTATTAATGCAGGTAACACGGACGATACGACAGTATCTGGCAAAAAGCAGAAGTCACCTTAAAGCGGAGGTTTACGAACATCTTGCATTTACGGACGGACTTACCGAGCTTAACAACAGACTGTCTTTTGAAAACGATATAAACGAATGTATCGGCAACAACAGACCGGCTTGTATATCTATTGATTTAAACAATCTTAAACGTGCTAACGATACAATGGGACACAGTGCCGGAGATGTTCTTATAAGAGGTATTGCGACAGTACTTCGTGAGGCAGTCGGAAATGAAGGTAAGATATACAGAATCGGCGGCGATGAATTTGTAGTGTTGATTCACGACATTACCGATGACGGCATAGAAAAAGTGCTTAAACGCATTGAGAAGTGCAGAGTAAAATACAATGAAGAAAATAATGTGAATTTGGATTTTGCAAGGGGTGTATCGTTGTATACGGAGGGTGATACGACTTTTGAAAATCTTGTCGCAAGAGCCGATGCGGAAATGTACAGAGATAAACGTCTTACAAAGAAAGGACGCAGGGATGATTATGAGTGA